In Cedecea neteri, a single genomic region encodes these proteins:
- a CDS encoding molybdopterin guanine dinucleotide-containing S/N-oxide reductase: protein MANTSPARKQILTAAHWGPMLVETDGQRVYHSRGALETGHQNSLQSAVPDQVHSKARVAFPMARKGFLASPDKPQGIRGKDDYVRISWDDALTLIHQQHKRIREKHGPAAIFSGSYGWRSNGVLHKASTLLQRYMSLAGGYTGHSGDYSTGAAQVIMPYVVGSNEVYQQQTSWPLLLENSEVVVLWSANPLNTLKIAWNASDEQGMKFFEQLKNSGKTIIAIDPMRSETVDFFGERAEWIAPHMGTDVALMLGIAHTLVIRDRHDTAFLARCTYGYDKFEAYLLGNTDGTPKSAAWAAEICGIPAVTIESLADLFSRKRTMLMAGWGMQRQQYGEQKHWMLVTLAAMLGQIGTPGGGFGLSYHFANGGNPTRSAAVPGSLQGSLKGGTDAVEKIPVARIVEALENPGKDYQHNGQRHTFPDIRMLWWAGGSNFTHHQDTNRLAAAWQKPELIVISECFWTAAAKHADIVLPVTTSFERNDMTMTGDYSNQHLVPMKQVVAPQGEARNDFDIFAELSERWEAGGEARFSEGKSELEWLESFYDIARQRGATQQIELPDFSEFWAANQLIEMPENAKNAEFIRFAAFRADPEANPLKTPSGKIEIYSERIASFGYADCPPHPSWLAPDEWQGNAASGQLQLLSSHPAHRLHSQLNYAGLRDQYAIAGREPITLHPIDAKARGIVHGDLVRVWNARGQVLVGAQVTDGIRPGVVCIHQGAWPDLDEDRLCKNGAVNVLTMDIPSSRLANGCAANNSLVWAEKFTGPAPDVTAFDPPASS, encoded by the coding sequence TTGGCCAATACATCGCCTGCACGAAAACAAATCCTCACCGCCGCACACTGGGGCCCCATGCTGGTCGAAACCGACGGGCAGCGGGTTTACCACTCTCGCGGCGCGCTTGAAACCGGTCATCAAAACTCGCTACAAAGCGCCGTGCCCGATCAGGTTCACAGCAAAGCTCGCGTGGCGTTTCCTATGGCCCGGAAAGGGTTTCTGGCCTCCCCGGATAAGCCACAGGGAATTCGCGGTAAAGATGACTATGTCCGCATCAGTTGGGATGACGCCCTGACGCTGATTCACCAGCAGCACAAACGCATTCGCGAGAAGCACGGCCCGGCAGCCATTTTCTCTGGCTCCTACGGCTGGCGCTCCAACGGCGTGCTGCACAAAGCCTCCACGCTGCTTCAGCGCTACATGAGCCTCGCGGGTGGCTATACCGGGCATTCCGGCGACTACTCCACCGGTGCCGCGCAGGTGATCATGCCCTACGTGGTGGGCTCTAACGAGGTTTACCAGCAGCAAACCAGCTGGCCGCTGCTGCTTGAGAACAGCGAAGTCGTGGTGCTGTGGAGCGCTAACCCGCTCAACACGCTGAAAATTGCCTGGAATGCCAGTGACGAACAGGGCATGAAGTTCTTCGAACAGCTAAAAAACAGCGGCAAAACAATCATCGCCATCGACCCGATGCGCTCTGAAACGGTGGATTTCTTCGGGGAGCGTGCCGAATGGATCGCGCCGCATATGGGGACCGACGTAGCGCTGATGCTCGGCATTGCCCACACGCTGGTCATTCGCGACAGGCACGATACCGCTTTCCTCGCCCGCTGCACCTATGGCTATGACAAATTTGAAGCTTACCTGCTCGGCAACACTGACGGGACGCCCAAAAGTGCGGCCTGGGCGGCTGAGATCTGCGGCATCCCCGCGGTCACCATCGAAAGTCTGGCCGATCTTTTCAGCCGCAAGCGCACCATGCTGATGGCGGGTTGGGGTATGCAGCGCCAGCAGTACGGTGAACAGAAACACTGGATGCTGGTCACGCTGGCCGCCATGCTGGGCCAGATTGGCACCCCGGGCGGCGGCTTTGGCCTTTCCTACCACTTCGCCAACGGCGGTAACCCGACCCGCAGCGCAGCGGTTCCTGGTTCCCTGCAGGGCTCTCTAAAAGGCGGCACCGATGCCGTGGAAAAAATTCCCGTGGCGCGCATCGTCGAAGCGCTGGAAAACCCTGGCAAGGATTACCAGCACAACGGGCAACGGCACACTTTCCCGGACATTCGTATGCTGTGGTGGGCTGGCGGCAGTAACTTCACCCATCATCAGGACACCAACCGCCTTGCCGCAGCCTGGCAAAAGCCTGAGCTGATCGTTATCTCCGAATGCTTCTGGACGGCGGCGGCAAAACACGCCGATATCGTTTTACCGGTGACCACCTCGTTCGAGCGGAACGACATGACGATGACCGGTGATTACAGCAATCAGCATCTGGTCCCCATGAAACAGGTCGTCGCTCCGCAGGGAGAAGCGAGAAACGACTTTGATATTTTTGCAGAGCTAAGCGAACGATGGGAAGCCGGTGGTGAGGCACGGTTCAGCGAAGGGAAAAGCGAGCTTGAATGGCTGGAGTCTTTCTATGATATCGCCCGTCAGCGTGGCGCTACGCAGCAGATCGAGCTCCCGGATTTCAGTGAGTTCTGGGCAGCTAACCAACTGATAGAAATGCCAGAAAATGCGAAAAATGCCGAATTTATTCGCTTTGCCGCTTTTCGGGCCGATCCTGAGGCAAACCCACTCAAAACGCCAAGCGGTAAAATCGAGATCTACTCTGAGCGCATCGCCAGCTTTGGCTATGCCGACTGCCCGCCGCATCCAAGCTGGCTGGCACCGGACGAATGGCAGGGCAATGCCGCCTCCGGCCAGCTACAGCTGCTTTCATCCCATCCGGCTCATCGCCTGCACAGCCAGCTGAACTATGCCGGACTGCGCGACCAGTACGCCATTGCCGGAAGAGAGCCAATTACGCTGCACCCGATTGACGCTAAAGCACGCGGCATTGTTCACGGAGATTTAGTGCGGGTCTGGAACGCTCGTGGACAAGTGCTGGTTGGCGCTCAGGTAACCGACGGGATCAGGCCTGGCGTGGTTTGCATCCACCAGGGCGCATGGCCCGATCTGGATGAAGACAGGCTGTGTAAAAACGGGGCGGTTAACGTACTTACCATGGATATCCCGTCTTCGCGGCTGGCCAACGGCTGCGCGGCCAATAACTCCCTCGTCTGGGCGGAGAAATTTACCGGCCCGGCCCCTGACGTGACGGCGTTCGATCCGCCTGCCAGCTCATAA
- a CDS encoding N-acetyltransferase: MIQLFNIEQMDALMALWLESTIGGHPFIPESYWYESLNLVRNVYIPQSKTWVYLHQQQMVGFISVMDRQFIGALFVAPSFAGQGIGGELLEKVKAEYPALSLEVYQKNRRAVHFYHRHGFHIEESAWQAETQHPTWIMSWQADRTPSRQGPGR; this comes from the coding sequence ATGATCCAGCTGTTTAACATTGAGCAAATGGATGCGCTCATGGCGCTCTGGCTGGAAAGTACTATCGGCGGCCATCCGTTTATCCCGGAAAGCTACTGGTACGAAAGCCTCAACCTGGTGCGCAATGTCTATATTCCTCAGTCAAAAACGTGGGTTTATCTGCACCAGCAGCAGATGGTGGGGTTTATCAGCGTGATGGACCGGCAGTTTATCGGCGCGCTGTTCGTCGCCCCTTCGTTTGCCGGGCAAGGGATCGGCGGCGAATTGTTGGAGAAGGTGAAGGCGGAATACCCGGCCTTAAGTCTTGAGGTGTATCAGAAAAACCGCCGGGCGGTGCATTTCTATCACCGCCACGGCTTTCATATTGAAGAGAGTGCGTGGCAGGCAGAAACGCAGCACCCGACGTGGATTATGAGCTGGCAGGCGGATCGAACGCCGTCACGTCAGGGGCCGGGCCGGTAA
- a CDS encoding DNA-3-methyladenine glycosylase I, translated as MERCGWVTQDPLYQEYHDKEWGVPVTDGQKLFEMICLEGQQAGLSWITVLKKRENYRQRFRHFDPYAVALIQPEEVDQLMLDTGIIRHRGKIEAIIINAKAFLAMEASGENFPDFVWGFVDHKPQISHRASLSEVPAFTPTSDALSKALKKRGFKFVGSTICYSFMQACGLVNDHVTGCFCHPDFRQ; from the coding sequence ATGGAACGTTGTGGCTGGGTTACTCAGGATCCGCTGTATCAGGAGTATCACGATAAAGAATGGGGAGTGCCGGTTACCGACGGGCAAAAGCTCTTTGAGATGATTTGTCTGGAAGGTCAGCAGGCCGGGCTGTCGTGGATCACCGTGTTGAAAAAACGCGAAAACTACCGCCAGCGTTTCAGGCATTTTGACCCCTATGCCGTGGCGCTCATTCAGCCGGAAGAAGTGGATCAACTGATGCTGGATACCGGCATTATTCGCCACCGAGGGAAAATCGAGGCGATTATCATCAACGCTAAAGCTTTCCTCGCGATGGAAGCCAGCGGTGAGAACTTCCCTGATTTTGTCTGGGGATTTGTCGACCATAAACCTCAGATATCGCATCGCGCTTCACTCAGCGAAGTTCCGGCTTTTACGCCGACGTCAGATGCGCTGTCTAAGGCGCTAAAAAAGCGTGGGTTTAAGTTTGTGGGGTCGACAATCTGCTATTCGTTTATGCAAGCCTGCGGCCTGGTCAATGACCATGTGACGGGCTGCTTCTGCCACCCTGATTTTCGCCAATGA
- a CDS encoding MFS transporter, which translates to MNTATYNRTRWLTLIGTIITQFALGSVYTWSLFNSALSQKLDAPISQVAFSFGLLSLGLAISSSVAGKLQDRFGVRKVTMAAGVLLGAGLFFTAHANNLMMLWLTAGVLVGLADGAGYLLTLSNCVKWFPERKGLISAFSIGAYGLGSLGFKYIDTHLLAAYGLENTFMIWGGLAMVMVLFGATMMKDAPLQETKSTNGKAKTDFTLAESMRQPQYWMLALMFLTACMSGLYVIGVAKDIAQGMVHLDAMSAANAVTIISIANLSGRLVLGILSDKIARIRVITIGQVISLVGMAALLFAPLNEVTFFAAIACVAFNFGGTITVYPSLVSEFFGLNNLTKNYGVIYLGFGIGSICGSIIASLFGGFYVTFCVIFALLILSLAISTTIRQPVRAVLNHKHAHA; encoded by the coding sequence ATGAATACTGCCACCTACAACCGTACTCGCTGGTTAACCCTCATCGGAACCATCATTACCCAGTTCGCGCTGGGTTCCGTTTATACCTGGAGCCTGTTCAACAGCGCACTGTCCCAAAAGCTGGACGCGCCAATCAGCCAGGTCGCCTTCTCCTTCGGCCTGCTGAGCCTTGGCCTCGCCATCTCTTCTTCTGTGGCGGGCAAACTGCAGGACCGCTTTGGCGTGCGTAAAGTAACAATGGCGGCGGGCGTGCTGCTCGGGGCCGGACTGTTCTTCACCGCACATGCCAACAACCTGATGATGCTGTGGCTCACGGCGGGCGTGCTGGTTGGCCTGGCAGATGGCGCTGGCTACCTGCTGACGCTGTCGAACTGCGTGAAGTGGTTCCCGGAGCGTAAAGGCCTGATCTCTGCCTTCTCCATCGGCGCCTATGGCCTCGGCAGCCTCGGTTTTAAATACATTGATACCCACCTGCTAGCGGCCTACGGCCTGGAAAACACCTTTATGATTTGGGGTGGCCTGGCGATGGTGATGGTGCTGTTCGGTGCCACCATGATGAAAGATGCTCCGCTGCAGGAAACTAAATCGACAAACGGCAAAGCAAAAACCGATTTCACTCTCGCTGAATCTATGCGTCAGCCACAATACTGGATGCTGGCTCTGATGTTCCTCACCGCCTGCATGAGCGGCCTGTACGTTATCGGCGTCGCAAAAGATATCGCTCAGGGCATGGTTCACCTGGATGCTATGTCCGCCGCCAACGCGGTCACCATTATCTCCATTGCTAATCTGAGCGGCCGCCTGGTACTCGGCATCCTGTCAGATAAAATTGCCCGCATTCGCGTAATTACGATTGGTCAGGTGATTTCTCTGGTCGGAATGGCGGCCCTGCTGTTTGCCCCGCTGAACGAAGTCACCTTCTTTGCGGCCATCGCCTGTGTAGCCTTTAACTTTGGCGGCACCATCACCGTTTACCCTTCGCTGGTCAGCGAATTCTTTGGTCTGAACAACCTGACCAAAAACTACGGCGTGATATACCTGGGCTTCGGCATCGGCAGTATCTGCGGCTCCATCATCGCCTCGCTGTTCGGCGGCTTCTACGTGACCTTCTGCGTTATCTTCGCCCTGCTGATTCTGTCGCTGGCAATTTCCACCACGATTCGCCAGCCGGTACGTGCCGTACTCAATCACAAGCACGCCCACGCCTGA
- a CDS encoding LTA synthase family protein, with the protein MVKKTSRKSLWTYIYVSLLLIAALIMIAGNSPLDVYPVVIAASAFIFTCGLFYLFSARVIFAVATSSLLVILLQFCNQLKVHYYKDQLLFSDFFLMADPANAGTLLHYPSAGLAVAAMIALLILTIIISWRVAPRRKGMLAPLIALAVMLGSASTLSHSVLKNQRNWATQLPGGTGVLSNLALSGIQTQYDAPTFPQATSLEFASRAAALNNKTTASASVKPDIVLLLQESTVDPRLYKVPDPKLLPHFSMFEQDSKVKAHTLMRVQTFGGGTWLSEFAVLTGMRSDDFGALKNSVFYSAIDHVNDSLFKQMKDNGYYTVVLTPFNKSAYNAGHAYTMMGVDKIIQPQELGYPGDLSDNLWHITTGDVLGYVKKILAGQTNKPLFIYALTMYEHGPYDSGHSDDYQLASVVKNEDSAGKYSHYVEKIKNSETALADFFQFVDQRQRPTMFMYFGDHQPGIDWENGYTTAQQKPSLFTQFSLRDNFNAPPVAGLGAITDIAFLGGMLLEQAQLKVSPFYQANIDMRYLCQGRLNDCPDTTLFNSYRHYVYDELHAASKP; encoded by the coding sequence ATGGTAAAAAAAACCAGCCGAAAATCGCTCTGGACATATATTTATGTCTCATTGCTACTGATTGCAGCCCTAATTATGATTGCGGGTAACTCACCGCTTGATGTCTATCCCGTTGTTATCGCTGCAAGTGCCTTCATTTTTACCTGCGGTTTATTTTATTTATTTTCCGCCAGAGTCATTTTTGCCGTTGCCACCAGCAGCCTGCTGGTCATTCTGCTGCAATTTTGCAACCAGCTTAAGGTCCACTATTACAAAGACCAGCTGCTGTTCAGTGATTTTTTCCTGATGGCCGATCCCGCCAATGCGGGCACGCTGCTGCACTATCCCTCTGCGGGGCTCGCAGTTGCGGCAATGATAGCGCTGCTCATCCTGACAATTATCATCAGTTGGCGTGTCGCACCGCGCCGCAAAGGGATGCTCGCCCCGCTGATAGCCCTCGCCGTGATGCTGGGCTCTGCATCTACGCTTAGCCATAGCGTGCTAAAAAATCAGCGCAACTGGGCAACCCAGTTGCCTGGCGGTACCGGTGTACTGTCGAACCTGGCGTTGTCCGGCATCCAGACTCAGTACGACGCGCCAACGTTCCCTCAGGCAACGTCTTTGGAATTTGCCTCTCGCGCAGCGGCGCTGAATAACAAGACAACTGCCTCAGCCAGCGTAAAGCCTGATATCGTTCTGCTGCTGCAGGAATCGACGGTGGATCCCCGCCTGTATAAGGTACCAGACCCTAAATTACTGCCTCACTTTTCTATGTTTGAGCAGGACAGTAAGGTGAAAGCCCACACTCTGATGCGCGTACAAACCTTTGGGGGCGGCACATGGCTGTCTGAATTCGCGGTCTTAACCGGAATGCGCAGCGATGATTTTGGGGCGCTGAAAAACTCCGTCTTTTATTCAGCTATCGATCACGTCAATGACAGTCTGTTTAAGCAGATGAAAGACAACGGTTACTACACCGTAGTGCTGACACCATTCAATAAATCGGCCTATAACGCCGGACATGCCTACACCATGATGGGCGTGGATAAAATCATTCAGCCGCAGGAGTTGGGCTACCCTGGTGATTTGTCGGACAACCTTTGGCACATTACGACCGGTGACGTCCTGGGCTATGTGAAAAAGATCCTTGCCGGCCAAACCAATAAGCCATTGTTTATTTATGCGTTAACGATGTATGAGCACGGCCCCTATGACTCAGGGCATTCTGATGATTACCAGCTGGCTTCAGTAGTGAAAAATGAAGATTCAGCCGGTAAATATAGCCATTATGTCGAGAAGATTAAAAACTCTGAAACCGCGCTGGCTGACTTTTTCCAGTTCGTTGATCAACGCCAACGACCAACCATGTTTATGTACTTTGGCGATCATCAGCCCGGCATCGACTGGGAGAACGGCTACACCACAGCACAGCAAAAACCGTCCCTCTTCACCCAATTTAGCCTGCGTGACAATTTTAATGCGCCGCCGGTGGCGGGCCTCGGCGCCATCACCGATATCGCTTTCCTTGGCGGAATGCTACTCGAACAGGCCCAGCTTAAAGTGTCGCCGTTCTACCAGGCCAATATCGATATGCGCTATTTATGCCAGGGCAGACTGAATGATTGCCCGGACACAACGCTGTTTAATAGTTACCGGCATTATGTCTACGATGAACTGCATGCAGCCTCGAAGCCCTGA
- the eptB gene encoding kdo(2)-lipid A phosphoethanolamine 7''-transferase, giving the protein MNYIKTLSQQKLCLLLGVYIGWFLNISVFYQRFDSRAQVFIAWKGMAAAAEFLACLLVTFFLLRLLSIFGRHLWRVLASFVVLCSVAASYYMTFFNVVIGYGIIASVMTTDIDLSKEVVGYHFAIWMGLVSAIPLFLIWVNTSQDTLLQHLKTPGQRIKNIAILLCAGLLVWAPLRMLGEMQSDDEQGSTTDMASYGGVVASSYVPVNWVSSLGLFAWANADESTGNGSLMNPTKKFTYVTPPGLDDVNVVFIIGETTRWDHMGIFGYGRDTTPNLAKEKNLVAFRGESCDTATKLSLRCMFVREGGAEDNPQRTLKEQNIFAVLKQLGFSTDLYAMQSEIWFYKNAMPDTLAFREQIAAEPRNRGRTVDDMLLVDEMKQSLEQNPDGKHLMILHTKGSHFSYAQRYPRSFAKWTPECIDIGKGCSKEMLINAFDNSVLYVDTMIDSVLDQLRDKKAIVFYAADHGESISDSMHLHGTPRKMAPPEQFRVPLLVWASDKYLENPTAADAFKHLQEQAAMKVPHRHVELFDTILGCLGYTSPNGGINQNNNWCHVPDKAVN; this is encoded by the coding sequence ATGAATTACATAAAAACACTCTCTCAGCAAAAACTGTGTCTTTTGCTTGGGGTATACATCGGCTGGTTTTTGAATATCTCTGTTTTCTACCAACGTTTTGATAGCCGCGCCCAGGTCTTCATTGCCTGGAAAGGCATGGCTGCAGCTGCCGAGTTTTTGGCCTGCCTGTTGGTGACGTTTTTCCTGTTACGCCTGCTGTCGATTTTTGGTCGTCATCTCTGGCGAGTACTGGCTTCCTTCGTGGTGCTGTGTTCCGTGGCCGCCAGCTACTACATGACCTTCTTCAACGTGGTCATCGGCTACGGCATCATCGCTTCAGTGATGACCACCGATATCGACCTCTCTAAAGAGGTTGTTGGCTACCACTTTGCGATCTGGATGGGGCTGGTCAGCGCCATCCCGCTGTTCCTTATCTGGGTGAACACATCACAAGACACGCTGCTTCAACACTTGAAAACCCCCGGCCAGCGCATCAAAAACATCGCTATCCTGCTATGTGCGGGCCTGCTGGTTTGGGCCCCGCTGCGCATGCTGGGTGAAATGCAGTCCGACGATGAGCAGGGTTCAACGACGGATATGGCAAGCTACGGCGGCGTCGTGGCAAGCTCCTATGTCCCGGTCAATTGGGTCTCTTCCCTGGGGCTTTTTGCCTGGGCAAATGCCGACGAATCCACCGGCAACGGCTCGCTGATGAATCCCACAAAAAAGTTCACCTACGTTACGCCTCCGGGTCTGGACGATGTCAATGTGGTTTTTATTATTGGCGAAACCACACGCTGGGATCATATGGGGATATTTGGCTATGGCCGCGACACCACGCCAAACCTCGCTAAAGAAAAAAACCTGGTCGCCTTCCGCGGGGAGTCCTGCGACACGGCCACCAAACTCTCGCTGCGCTGTATGTTCGTCCGCGAAGGCGGGGCAGAAGATAACCCTCAGCGTACGCTGAAAGAGCAAAACATATTCGCGGTCTTAAAGCAGCTGGGGTTTAGTACCGACCTTTACGCCATGCAGAGCGAAATTTGGTTCTACAAAAATGCCATGCCTGACACCCTTGCCTTCCGCGAACAAATCGCCGCAGAGCCCCGCAACCGCGGCAGAACCGTGGACGACATGCTGCTGGTAGACGAGATGAAGCAATCCCTTGAGCAGAATCCTGACGGCAAACATCTGATGATTCTGCATACCAAAGGCTCCCACTTCTCCTATGCCCAGCGCTACCCTCGCAGCTTTGCGAAATGGACCCCAGAATGCATTGATATTGGCAAAGGCTGTTCAAAGGAGATGCTGATTAACGCTTTTGATAATTCGGTACTTTATGTCGATACGATGATAGACAGCGTGCTCGACCAGCTTCGCGATAAGAAAGCGATTGTCTTCTACGCCGCCGACCACGGCGAGTCTATCAGCGATTCCATGCACCTGCACGGCACTCCGCGTAAAATGGCACCGCCGGAACAATTCCGCGTCCCGCTGCTGGTTTGGGCCTCGGATAAATACCTGGAAAATCCAACGGCTGCCGACGCCTTTAAGCATCTGCAAGAGCAGGCAGCCATGAAGGTACCTCATCGCCACGTTGAGCTGTTCGACACCATCCTCGGCTGCCTGGGCTATACCTCACCCAACGGGGGAATTAATCAGAATAACAACTGGTGCCATGTACCGGATAAAGCCGTGAATTAA
- the dppA gene encoding dipeptide ABC transporter periplasmic-binding protein DppA: protein MSISLKKSGMLKFGLSLVAMTVAASVQAKTLVYCSEGSPEGFNPQLFTSGTTYDASSVPIYNRLVEFKTGTTEIIPGLAEKWDVSPDGKTYTFHLRKGVKWQDNKDFKPTRDFNADDVVFSFDRQKNKDNPYHKVSGGSYEYFEGMGLPDLITDIKKVDDNTVQFVLARPEAPFLADMAMDFASILSKEYADNMMKAGTPEKTDLNPIGTGPFQLLQYQKDSRILYKAFPGYWGTKPQIDRLVFSITPDASVRYAKLQKNECQVMPFPNPADIARMKEDKNINLMEQAGLNVGYLSFNTEKKPFDDVKVRQALTYAVNKEAIIKAVYQGAGTAAKNLIPPTMWGYNDDVKDYTYDPEKAKALLKEAGQDKGFTVDLWAMPVQRPYNPNARRMAEMIQADWAKVGVTAKIVTYEWGEYLKRAKAGEHQAVMMGWTGDNGDPDNFFATLFSCAAAKDGSNYSRWCYKPFEDLIQPARATDDHNKRVELYKQAQVVMHDQAPALIIAHSTVFEPVRKEVKGYVVDPLGKHHFENVSVE, encoded by the coding sequence ATGAGTATTTCCTTGAAGAAGTCAGGGATGCTGAAATTTGGTCTGAGCCTGGTTGCCATGACCGTTGCAGCAAGCGTACAAGCCAAAACCCTGGTTTACTGTTCAGAAGGTTCCCCAGAGGGCTTTAACCCACAGCTGTTCACTTCCGGCACGACTTACGATGCCAGCTCCGTACCGATTTATAACCGTCTGGTGGAATTTAAAACCGGTACCACCGAAATCATCCCAGGCCTGGCTGAGAAATGGGACGTTAGCCCGGACGGTAAAACCTACACCTTCCACCTGCGTAAAGGCGTGAAGTGGCAGGACAATAAAGACTTCAAACCGACTCGTGATTTCAACGCCGACGACGTTGTGTTCTCCTTCGACCGTCAGAAAAACAAAGACAACCCGTATCACAAAGTCTCCGGCGGCAGCTACGAATACTTCGAAGGTATGGGCCTGCCTGACCTGATTACCGACATCAAGAAAGTCGACGATAATACCGTGCAGTTCGTGCTGGCTCGTCCAGAAGCGCCGTTCCTCGCGGACATGGCCATGGACTTCGCCTCTATTCTTTCTAAAGAATATGCGGACAACATGATGAAAGCCGGCACCCCGGAAAAAACCGACCTGAACCCAATCGGTACCGGTCCTTTCCAGCTGCTGCAGTACCAGAAAGACTCCCGTATTCTGTATAAAGCCTTCCCGGGCTACTGGGGTACCAAGCCGCAGATCGATCGCCTGGTCTTCTCCATCACGCCAGACGCTTCCGTGCGTTACGCCAAACTGCAGAAAAACGAATGTCAGGTGATGCCGTTCCCGAACCCGGCCGACATCGCCCGCATGAAAGAAGACAAGAACATCAATCTGATGGAACAGGCTGGCCTGAACGTGGGTTACCTCTCCTTCAACACCGAGAAGAAGCCGTTTGACGACGTGAAAGTGCGTCAGGCGCTGACCTACGCGGTGAACAAAGAAGCGATCATCAAAGCCGTTTATCAGGGCGCGGGCACCGCGGCTAAAAACCTGATCCCACCAACCATGTGGGGCTACAACGATGACGTGAAGGACTACACCTACGATCCTGAAAAAGCGAAAGCGCTGCTGAAAGAAGCGGGCCAGGATAAAGGCTTCACCGTTGACCTGTGGGCAATGCCGGTACAGCGTCCGTACAACCCGAACGCTCGCCGCATGGCTGAGATGATTCAGGCTGACTGGGCGAAAGTTGGCGTGACCGCTAAAATCGTGACCTACGAGTGGGGCGAGTACCTGAAGCGCGCTAAAGCCGGTGAACACCAGGCCGTAATGATGGGCTGGACCGGCGACAATGGGGATCCGGATAACTTCTTCGCCACCCTGTTCAGCTGTGCCGCAGCGAAAGACGGTTCCAACTACTCTCGCTGGTGCTACAAGCCGTTTGAAGATCTGATTCAGCCGGCTCGCGCCACCGACGACCACAACAAGCGTGTTGAACTGTACAAACAGGCTCAGGTTGTGATGCACGATCAGGCGCCAGCGCTGATCATCGCTCACTCCACCGTGTTCGAGCCAGTGCGTAAAGAAGTTAAAGGCTACGTGGTTGATCCACTGGGCAAACACCACTTCGAAAACGTGTCCGTCGAATAA
- the dppB gene encoding dipeptide ABC transporter permease DppB, producing the protein MLQFILRRLGLVIPTFIGITLLTFAFVHMIPGDPVMIMAGERGISPERHAQLLAEMGLDKPMWQQYLHYIWGVMHGDLGISLKSRLPVWDEFVPRFKATLELGICAMIFAVAVGIPVGVLAAVKRGSIFDHTAVGLALTGYSMPIFWWGMMLIMLVSVHWNLTPVSGRISDTVFLDDSLPLTGFALIDTAIWGQPGDFIDAVAHMILPAIVLGTIPLAVIVRMTRSSMLEVLGEDYIRTARAKGLTRMRVIVVHALRNAMLPVVTVIGLQVGTLLAGAILTETIFSWPGLGRWLIDALQRRDYPVVQGGVLLVATMIILVNLLVDLLYGVVNPRIRHKK; encoded by the coding sequence ATGCTGCAGTTCATCCTCCGACGACTGGGGTTAGTCATCCCCACGTTTATAGGTATTACCCTACTCACCTTCGCTTTCGTGCATATGATCCCCGGAGACCCGGTGATGATCATGGCCGGAGAGCGCGGTATTTCTCCTGAGCGTCACGCCCAACTGCTGGCCGAGATGGGTCTCGACAAGCCAATGTGGCAGCAGTACCTCCATTACATCTGGGGCGTAATGCATGGCGATCTGGGCATTTCATTAAAGAGCCGTCTCCCGGTTTGGGACGAGTTCGTGCCACGCTTTAAAGCAACGCTGGAACTCGGCATCTGCGCGATGATTTTCGCCGTTGCCGTCGGCATCCCGGTGGGCGTTCTGGCCGCCGTGAAGCGTGGTTCAATCTTCGACCACACCGCCGTTGGCCTGGCGCTGACCGGCTATTCCATGCCAATTTTCTGGTGGGGCATGATGCTCATCATGCTGGTGTCGGTGCACTGGAACCTGACGCCGGTGTCCGGGCGCATCAGCGACACCGTGTTCCTGGATGATTCCCTGCCGCTCACCGGGTTTGCGCTGATAGATACTGCTATCTGGGGCCAGCCGGGTGATTTTATTGACGCCGTCGCCCACATGATTTTGCCTGCCATTGTGCTGGGCACTATTCCGCTGGCGGTTATCGTGCGTATGACCCGCTCTTCCATGCTGGAAGTGCTGGGCGAAGACTACATCCGTACCGCTCGCGCCAAGGGCCTGACTCGTATGCGCGTGATCGTGGTTCATGCCCTGCGCAACGCGATGCTGCCTGTCGTCACGGTTATCGGCCTGCAGGTCGGTACTCTGCTGGCAGGCGCCATCCTGACGGAAACTATCTTCTCCTGGCCGGGCCTTGGCCGCTGGCTCATCGACGCCCTGCAGCGTCGTGACTACCCGGTAGTCCAGGGCGGCGTGCTGCTGGTGGCGACGATGATTATCCTCGTCAACCTGCTGGTAGACCTGCTGTACGGCGTGGTGAACCCGCGTATACGCCATAAGAAATAA